From one Alicyclobacillus acidocaldarius subsp. acidocaldarius Tc-4-1 genomic stretch:
- the kdpF gene encoding K(+)-transporting ATPase subunit F, with product MWFLLMLSIAVMVYLVYVMFHPEKF from the coding sequence ATGTGGTTTTTGCTCATGCTCTCCATCGCGGTGATGGTCTATCTCGTGTACGTGATGTTCCATCCGGAAAAGTTCTGA
- the kdpA gene encoding potassium-transporting ATPase subunit KdpA: MTASGIFAIFLVVLALVACGWPLGGYIYRTFAGERTWTDAVAVPVERAIYRLIGVNPDVEMDWKAYLRAMMVSNLVMALFAYAVFRLQAVLPLNPAHIPAMPPYLAFNTAASFITNTNWQNYAGEQSLSYLSQMIGITFLQFTSAATGLAAAMAFLRGLSRQKTDALGNFWVDLVRVHTRLLLPVAAILAFLLLALGVPETLSGPAVVHTLSGSMQTIARGPVATLEAIKQLGTNGGGFFNANSAHPFEDPNAWTCILEIMGMGLTPTALVFTAGYFLRSRRLAIVLCTLLGAILLAGAYLVYTYEAAGNPILAHALGLHGPNMEGKEVRFGLPLTSLFVAATTAYTTGAVNAMHDSLMPMSGMVPLLFMMFNLIFGGKGVGLLNILMFLIIAVFISGLMVGRTPEIFGKKIEAREMKLATAAMLVHPFVILVPTAIAMALPSARASMGNPGLHGFTEVLYAFTSAAANNGSAFAGLNGNTPFYNISIGLVMLFGRYVSIIAMLAIAGSLAGKARIPETSGTLKVDTFAFGYVFVAVFVIVGALTFFPYLALGPIGEQLQLG, translated from the coding sequence GTGACCGCATCCGGCATCTTCGCGATTTTTCTCGTGGTGCTCGCGCTCGTCGCGTGCGGGTGGCCGCTCGGCGGCTACATCTATCGAACCTTCGCGGGCGAACGCACGTGGACGGACGCCGTGGCGGTGCCCGTCGAGCGGGCCATCTACCGGCTCATCGGCGTCAATCCGGACGTGGAGATGGACTGGAAGGCGTACCTGCGCGCCATGATGGTGTCCAATCTCGTCATGGCGCTCTTCGCGTACGCCGTATTTCGCCTGCAGGCCGTGCTGCCGCTCAATCCGGCCCATATCCCCGCGATGCCGCCCTATTTGGCGTTCAACACGGCCGCCAGCTTCATCACGAACACCAACTGGCAGAACTACGCTGGCGAGCAGTCGCTGTCGTATCTCAGCCAGATGATCGGCATCACCTTCCTGCAATTCACATCCGCGGCGACCGGGCTTGCGGCGGCCATGGCCTTTCTGCGCGGTCTGAGCCGCCAGAAGACCGACGCGCTCGGCAACTTCTGGGTCGATCTCGTCAGGGTGCACACGCGCCTGCTTCTGCCCGTCGCGGCCATTCTCGCCTTCTTGCTGCTCGCACTCGGCGTCCCCGAGACGCTCTCCGGGCCCGCCGTGGTGCACACGCTTTCCGGGAGCATGCAGACCATCGCGCGCGGGCCGGTGGCCACGCTGGAAGCCATCAAGCAGCTCGGGACGAACGGCGGCGGATTTTTCAATGCCAATTCCGCGCACCCGTTCGAAGATCCGAACGCGTGGACGTGCATCCTCGAGATCATGGGCATGGGGCTCACTCCCACCGCCCTTGTGTTTACCGCGGGGTATTTCCTGCGCAGCCGCCGGTTGGCCATCGTGCTCTGCACGTTGCTCGGCGCCATTTTGCTCGCGGGGGCGTACCTCGTGTACACGTATGAAGCGGCAGGAAACCCCATCCTCGCGCACGCGCTCGGCCTGCACGGCCCGAATATGGAGGGCAAGGAAGTGCGCTTTGGCCTGCCGTTGACCAGCCTGTTCGTCGCCGCCACCACCGCCTACACGACCGGCGCTGTGAACGCGATGCACGACAGCCTGATGCCAATGAGCGGCATGGTCCCTCTTCTCTTCATGATGTTCAACCTGATCTTCGGCGGAAAAGGTGTGGGGCTACTCAACATCCTCATGTTCCTCATCATCGCCGTCTTCATCTCCGGGCTCATGGTTGGACGGACTCCAGAAATTTTCGGCAAGAAAATCGAGGCCCGTGAGATGAAACTCGCGACGGCGGCCATGCTCGTCCACCCGTTTGTCATCCTCGTCCCGACGGCCATCGCCATGGCGCTGCCGAGCGCCCGGGCCTCCATGGGCAACCCTGGGCTGCACGGGTTCACCGAGGTCCTGTACGCGTTCACGTCGGCCGCGGCCAACAACGGCTCGGCCTTCGCGGGGCTGAACGGAAACACGCCCTTTTACAACATCTCCATCGGGCTCGTGATGCTGTTCGGCCGGTACGTGTCCATCATCGCCATGCTCGCCATCGCGGGTTCGCTCGCCGGAAAGGCACGCATCCCCGAGACGTCCGGCACGCTCAAGGTGGACACGTTCGCGTTCGGCTACGTGTTTGTGGCCGTGTTCGTCATCGTCGGCGCCTTGACGTTCTTCCCGTATCTCGCCCTTGGGCCCATTGGCGAACAGCTGCAGCTCGGCTGA
- the kdpB gene encoding potassium-transporting ATPase subunit KdpB, producing MARKGSFDRALVLRACVDSFVKLDPRVLVRNPVMFVVEIGMLVTLALTLDPNLFGSAARSGSAAGARGYDLAVTLILFITLLFGNFAEALAEGRGKVQAESLRRTKTELMANVLRDGRYERVPASDLRKGDVVKVVAGELIPADGEVVEGIGSVDESAITGESAPVIRGAGGDFSSVTGGTKLLSDELVIRVTANPGETFLDRMIALVEGASRQKTPNELALSVLLAGLTLIFLIVIDCLPPIAKGLGAHIDVATLVALLVCLIPTTIGALLSAIGIAGMDRVIRFNVIAKSGKAVEAAGDVDTLILDKTGTITIGNRLASAFLPVQGVDERALAEKAALCSLFDETPEGRSVVDLAKQLGLTFRREDYADARNVEFSADTRMSGLDLPDGTRLRKGAADAIKRYVVEQGGDLPSDLDEVVERVAKEGGTPLVVAENQRVYGVIYLKDIVKPGIRERFEELRKMGIRTIMCTGDNPLTAATIAREAGVDEFVAEAKPEDKMRLIRREQEQGRLVAMSGDGTNDAPALAQADVGLAMQSGTQAAKEAANMVDLDSDPTKLIEVVAIGKQLLITRGAITTFSIANDVAKYFAIIPAMFTSFLPALGALNVMHLTSPRSAILSALIFNAIIIPLLIPLAMRGVKYRPTTAMQLLMRNLLLYGVGGVIAPFVGIKIIDVILHALGAV from the coding sequence ATGGCTCGAAAAGGTTCGTTCGATCGCGCCCTCGTCCTGCGCGCGTGTGTCGATTCGTTCGTCAAGCTCGATCCGCGCGTCCTGGTGCGCAATCCCGTGATGTTCGTCGTCGAGATCGGCATGCTGGTCACGCTCGCGCTAACTTTGGACCCCAACTTGTTTGGCTCCGCAGCGCGTTCTGGAAGTGCGGCCGGGGCGCGGGGATATGATCTGGCCGTCACCCTGATTCTGTTCATCACACTTCTCTTCGGCAATTTTGCCGAGGCGCTCGCGGAGGGGCGCGGCAAGGTGCAGGCGGAGTCGCTGCGCAGGACGAAGACGGAACTGATGGCGAACGTCCTGCGCGACGGGCGCTACGAGCGCGTTCCAGCGTCCGATCTGCGCAAAGGCGACGTCGTCAAGGTGGTAGCCGGCGAACTCATCCCCGCGGACGGCGAAGTCGTAGAGGGCATCGGCAGCGTGGACGAGTCGGCCATCACCGGCGAATCTGCGCCGGTCATCCGCGGCGCGGGCGGGGATTTCAGCTCCGTCACCGGCGGGACGAAGCTGTTGTCGGATGAGCTTGTCATCCGCGTCACCGCCAATCCCGGCGAGACATTCCTCGACCGGATGATCGCGCTCGTGGAAGGCGCGTCGCGGCAGAAGACGCCAAACGAACTTGCGCTGTCCGTGCTGCTCGCGGGGCTCACGCTCATCTTTCTCATCGTCATCGACTGCCTGCCGCCCATCGCCAAGGGGCTCGGTGCCCACATCGATGTCGCGACGCTCGTGGCGCTTCTCGTCTGCCTGATTCCCACGACCATTGGCGCGCTCCTGTCCGCCATCGGCATCGCGGGCATGGACAGGGTCATACGCTTCAACGTCATCGCCAAATCCGGCAAGGCCGTGGAGGCCGCTGGCGACGTGGATACGCTCATCCTCGACAAAACCGGCACCATCACCATCGGCAACCGGCTCGCGTCCGCGTTTCTCCCGGTGCAGGGCGTCGACGAGCGCGCGCTCGCCGAGAAAGCCGCGTTGTGCTCTCTGTTTGACGAAACGCCCGAAGGCCGTTCCGTCGTCGATCTCGCCAAGCAGCTCGGGCTCACCTTCCGCCGTGAGGACTACGCGGATGCCCGCAACGTCGAGTTTTCAGCGGATACGCGCATGTCCGGCCTTGACCTTCCGGACGGCACGCGTCTTCGCAAAGGCGCCGCCGACGCCATCAAGCGGTACGTCGTGGAACAGGGCGGAGATCTTCCGAGCGATCTCGACGAGGTGGTGGAGCGCGTCGCTAAGGAGGGCGGCACGCCGCTCGTGGTGGCCGAAAACCAGCGCGTCTACGGCGTCATCTACCTCAAGGACATCGTCAAGCCGGGCATCCGCGAGCGGTTTGAGGAACTGCGCAAGATGGGCATCCGGACCATCATGTGCACCGGCGACAACCCGCTCACGGCGGCCACGATTGCCCGGGAGGCAGGCGTTGACGAGTTCGTGGCTGAGGCGAAGCCCGAAGACAAGATGCGCTTGATTCGGCGCGAGCAGGAACAGGGGCGGCTCGTCGCCATGTCCGGCGACGGCACGAACGACGCGCCGGCGCTCGCCCAGGCGGATGTGGGGCTCGCCATGCAGAGCGGCACACAGGCGGCCAAGGAAGCCGCAAACATGGTCGATCTCGACTCGGATCCGACGAAACTCATTGAGGTCGTGGCGATTGGCAAGCAACTCCTCATCACGCGCGGCGCCATCACGACGTTTTCCATTGCGAACGACGTCGCGAAATACTTCGCCATCATCCCGGCGATGTTCACGAGCTTTCTGCCCGCCCTTGGCGCCTTGAACGTGATGCACCTGACGAGCCCGCGGAGCGCCATCCTGTCCGCGCTGATCTTTAACGCCATCATCATCCCGCTGCTCATCCCGCTTGCCATGCGCGGCGTGAAATACCGCCCAACGACCGCGATGCAGCTTTTGATGCGCAATCTGCTGTTGTACGGCGTCGGCGGCGTGATCGCGCCGTTTGTCGGGATCAAAATCATTGACGTCATTCTGCATGCGCTCGGCGCGGTGTGA
- the kdpC gene encoding potassium-transporting ATPase subunit KdpC, with protein MINVWRSLRFTLVFAVLLGIVYPLFFVALGRVVFPWQAQGSLVAVNGRTVGSELIAQPFPQPMWFEPRPSAVNYNADGSGGSNLGPTNPALVQEVRQNLHAVLRQNLGLQVDEVPTSMVESSGSGLDPDIDLQDAYDQIPRISKATGLSEAWLRSLVQRDAEFPVLGLYGEPMVNVIQLNLAIWEKLHPSARVARTT; from the coding sequence GTGATCAACGTGTGGAGAAGCCTTCGGTTCACCCTGGTCTTCGCCGTGCTTTTGGGCATCGTGTACCCGCTCTTCTTCGTGGCCTTGGGGCGAGTGGTGTTCCCGTGGCAGGCCCAGGGAAGCCTCGTCGCGGTCAACGGCCGCACCGTGGGGTCTGAGCTCATCGCGCAACCGTTTCCGCAGCCCATGTGGTTTGAGCCGCGCCCTTCGGCCGTGAACTACAACGCGGATGGATCGGGTGGATCGAATCTTGGGCCCACGAACCCGGCGCTCGTGCAGGAGGTCCGGCAAAACCTGCACGCTGTGCTCCGGCAAAACCTAGGGCTTCAGGTGGATGAGGTTCCTACGAGCATGGTGGAGTCGTCGGGATCGGGGCTGGATCCCGATATCGACTTGCAGGACGCGTATGATCAAATTCCGCGCATCAGCAAAGCCACGGGGCTCTCTGAAGCGTGGCTTCGCTCGCTCGTGCAGCGCGACGCCGAATTCCCGGTGCTCGGCCTGTACGGCGAGCCGATGGTCAACGTCATACAGCTCAATCTCGCCATCTGGGAGAAGCTCCACCCGAGCGCGCGGGTGGCGAGGACGACGTGA